The genomic interval CAATCGCATTTTCGCCGAGCGTGGAAAGTTCGTCCATCGGTTTCCCGTCCGCGCTGCCGCACACCACCATGCCGCGTTCGATGCCGAGGGTTTGCAACACCTTGGCCATCGGTTCGGTGAGCCCGGCGCGCGGCACGCCGATGAGTTGCGCCGTGGGACGCGCGGGATTGAGCAATGGCCCGAGGAAATTAAAGAGCGTGCGCTGGCCGGCCTCGGCGCAGAGTTTGCGCGCGGGGGCAATATTTTTAAATGCGGGATGATACAGTGGCGCAAACAAAAACGCGAATCCGTGCGCGTCCATCGAAGCCGCCGCATCGGCGGGCGAAAGGTCAGTAGGAATGCCCAGCGCCGCGAGCACATCGGCGCTGCCGCTTTGGCTGGTGATGGCGCGGTTGCCGTGCTTGGCGACAGTGACGCCCGCCGCCGCACATAAAATCGAAACGGTGGTGGATAGATTGAAGGTGTTCAGGCCATCGCCGCCTGTGCCACAGACATCGAGGATTTCGCCCGCGCGCGTGACGTCATTGAGCGGCACGGCAGTGGCCCGCCCGCGCAGCTCACCGGCGAACGCGGCCAGCTCCTCGGTGGATTCACCTTTGGCGGCGAGGGCGGTCAGGAATTTTGCCTTCGTTTCG from Limisphaerales bacterium carries:
- the trpD gene encoding anthranilate phosphoribosyltransferase, whose amino-acid sequence is MLNTLTEQLRAGTDLSGEQVTEAVQQMTAENVTAETKAKFLTALAAKGESTEELAAFAGELRGRATAVPLNDVTRAGEILDVCGTGGDGLNTFNLSTTVSILCAAAGVTVAKHGNRAITSQSGSADVLAALGIPTDLSPADAAASMDAHGFAFLFAPLYHPAFKNIAPARKLCAEAGQRTLFNFLGPLLNPARPTAQLIGVPRAGLTEPMAKVLQTLGIERGMVVCGSADGKPMDELSTLGENAIAEFYQDRGFSTSTLNPADLPLASATLADLAGGDAETNAGLIRSILSGEDQGPKREAVLLNAGAALFVANAAASISAGMELAAGVIDDGRAAAKLAALAN